From the genome of Hymenobacter cellulosilyticus, one region includes:
- a CDS encoding methylmalonyl-CoA mutase family protein — MPEFRALTLNGAFFANRGGTVTQQIGFVLAAAATYLEQLPAADVTRAQVAAALQIQIALNPNYFFEIAKLRALRRLLATLLHAFELPTDLAPTLPIFAVTSTWSQTTLDPHTNLLRVTTETMAAVLGGATAVSVAPFDRLYQSPNEFSSRLARNLPVILREEAGLNRVADPAAGSYYLETITDQLAQDAWALFQRVDAAGGLPSALGMVLQELHVVAQAQFQRIASGEQVIVGTNRFQNAQEHFDYNPKRLLRSKDFDSTRAAYPSEVLRLATALHFQRREKKRRRAAVVLLGTHTNQLILESFLRLLPMQERLALKASHPEGTLSVLFSTPEAATLMYATPDQFGHFARVVCRVPVDEPDFIPPTLLTADLDTMQEAVSLFGFKEFTVEGYSTEDVLARLQGRR; from the coding sequence ATGCCGGAATTCCGGGCCCTGACGCTCAACGGCGCATTCTTTGCCAACCGCGGCGGCACCGTTACCCAGCAAATCGGCTTCGTGTTGGCGGCGGCGGCTACGTATCTGGAGCAGCTGCCGGCGGCCGACGTAACCCGGGCCCAGGTAGCGGCTGCCCTGCAGATACAGATAGCCCTGAACCCGAACTACTTTTTTGAAATAGCGAAGCTGCGAGCCCTGCGCCGCCTGTTAGCCACCTTGCTGCACGCTTTCGAACTGCCCACGGACCTGGCCCCGACCCTGCCTATTTTCGCCGTTACCTCCACCTGGTCCCAGACTACGCTCGACCCGCATACCAACCTGCTGCGCGTCACGACCGAAACCATGGCTGCCGTGCTGGGTGGGGCTACGGCCGTCAGCGTGGCTCCTTTTGACCGACTCTACCAAAGCCCGAACGAGTTTTCGAGTCGCCTGGCCCGCAACCTGCCCGTGATTCTGCGGGAAGAAGCCGGTCTGAACCGCGTAGCCGACCCCGCGGCGGGCTCCTACTACCTCGAAACCATTACCGATCAGCTGGCCCAGGACGCCTGGGCCCTGTTTCAGCGCGTCGATGCTGCCGGTGGACTGCCCTCAGCCCTGGGTATGGTATTGCAGGAGCTGCACGTGGTGGCCCAGGCTCAGTTTCAGCGTATTGCTTCCGGCGAGCAGGTGATTGTGGGCACCAACCGGTTTCAGAACGCCCAGGAGCATTTCGACTACAACCCCAAGCGCCTGCTGCGCAGCAAGGACTTTGACTCGACGCGGGCGGCCTACCCATCGGAGGTGCTGCGGCTGGCTACGGCCCTGCACTTCCAGCGCCGCGAGAAGAAGCGCCGCCGGGCGGCCGTGGTGCTGCTGGGCACCCACACCAACCAGCTGATTCTGGAGTCTTTTCTGCGGCTACTGCCCATGCAGGAACGGTTAGCCCTGAAAGCGAGCCACCCGGAAGGCACCCTCTCGGTGCTGTTTTCGACGCCCGAAGCCGCTACGCTGATGTATGCCACGCCCGACCAGTTTGGGCACTTTGCCCGGGTGGTATGTCGCGTGCCCGTCGATGAGCCCGACTTCATCCCGCCCACCCTGCTCACCGCCGACCTGGACACGATGCAGGAAGCCGTGTCACTTTTCGGGTTCAAGGAATTTACGGTGGAAGGGTATAGCACCGAAGACGTGCTGGCCCGCCTACAAGGCCGGCGCTAA